In the genome of Ficedula albicollis isolate OC2 chromosome 4A, FicAlb1.5, whole genome shotgun sequence, the window gggggggggggggggggggggggggggggggggggggggggggggggggggggggggggggggggggggggggggggggggggggggggggggggggggggggggggggggggggggggggggggggggggggggggggggggggggggggggggggggggggggggggggggggggggggggggggggggggggggggggggggggggggggggggggggggggggggggggggggggggggggggggggggggggggggggggggggggggggggggggggggggggggggggggggggggggggggggggggggggggggggggggggggggggggggggggggggggggggggggggggggggggggggggggggggggggggggggggggggggggggggggggggggggggggggggggggggggggggggggggggggggggggggggggggggggggggggggggggggggggggggggggggggggggggggggggggggggggggggggggggggggggggggggggggggggggggggggggggggggggggggggggggggggggggggggggggggggggggggggggggggggggggggggggggggggggggggggggggggggggggggggggggggggggggggggggggggggggggggggggggggggggggggggggggggggggggggggggggggggggggggggggggggggggggggggggggggggggggggggggggggggggggggggggggggggggggggggggggggggggggggggggggggggggggggggggggggggggggggggggggggggggggggggggggggggggggggggggggggggggggggggggggggggggggggggggggggggggggggggggggggggggggggggggggggggggggggggggggggggggggggggggggggggggggggggggggggggggggggggggggggggggggggggggggggggggggggggggggggggggggggggggggggggggggggggggggggggggggggggggggggggggggggggggggggggggggggggggggggggggggggggggggggggggggggggggggggggggggggggggggggggggggggggggggggggggggggggggggggggggggggggggggggggggggggggggggggggggggggggggggggggggggggggggggggggggggggggggggggggggggggggggggggggggggggggggggggggggggggggggggggggggggggggggggggggggggggggggggggggggggggggggggggggggggggggggggggggggggggggggggggggggggggggggggggggggggggggggggggggggggggggggggggggggggggggggggggggggggggggggggggggggggggggggggggggggggggggggggggggggggggggggggggggggggggggggggggggggggggggggggggggggggggggggggggggggggggggggggggggggggggggggggggggggggggggggggggggggggggtcccgaTCCCATGctgatccctctgcagagcagccctgagcccagccccaggaggatCCCATGctgatccctctgcagagcagccctgagcccagccccagccctcacCCGTTGTGAGTGACCAGGCACTGGCGCAGCCCCAGCTTGCGGAAAATGTCCACCACGATCTCCATGGGCGTCTCGTCCGTCACCGTGAAGGGACTCAGGTCCAGGATGCTCCTGAGCTTCAGCACGGAGGGGGAGCTCGGGGGCAGGGGCGGGCAGTAGTCAGTGAAACAAACGATGGAGGTGCTGACGATCCCATCCTGCTTCTTGCGGGCGTTTTCTGCGGAGAAACCTCGGGTTCAGTATCGGCGCTCATTTCCTAACAAGCACGACTGCTCCGTTCCCCAGCTCACAGCTCATCCTCTCCTCCCCtttgccacagctgctcccacccagGGAGGGTGTGATGGGTTTCCAGCCCTCCTCCTAAGGGAGCCATGGAATCACTAAGACCTTTAAGgccatcgagtccaaccataCACCAGCACCACACCATGGTCACCACtgatgtccccaagtgccacatccacatttTCTgaacgcttccagggatggtgatttcccccaatatccaacctaaacctcacCTGGGCACAACATCAGGTCTTGTCTTGTTACTTGTTATGTGGGAGAACCTCCAAGATCTCCAGAGTTccactgcagggcaggatcAGCACATCAGCCTGCCCAAAGCCAAGGCTGCTGCACCTCACTGTGCTCTGGCCAGGTAAACACAAGTTCTGGAGAACTTTTAACTTCCCCGTTTTCAGAGGAGGTAAATAAAATGCTTTGTATTTTCATGAGTCACTGATTTGGGTCCCATGCAGAGCACTTAAAGGACTATTTTTAAGCACTCAGCGACTGGCACAGGCCCCATGGACGTCATCAGGGTCAGGACTGGAAAGCAAGTCAAGCACTGGCCATCCCTCAGAGCAGTGCACACAGGTTCTGTGGGTACCTGCCACACTGCAGCCTGATATCAGCATTCCAAGGCAAGGGCCAAGTTGGGATATTCAGGATACTTTAGAGTATCTGGGATATTTGATCACGAAAACCCAAATCCCATcctgtgcacagcctggggacagaaCCACTCTTCATGAACCCCTGGAGATCCACAGGCAGGCAATGCACATAACAGTACTCATTCCTGTACTTTATTCCATACTGTCCCAggcaccagggacaggacaagaggacacagcctcaggctgtgccaggggaggttcaggttggacaccagcaagagctgctggacaccagcaagagctggaaaagcatGAGGAAAGCTTGCTAAGATTGaagaggctgtgccagggagcgtgactccccagggaagggctggatgtggcactcagagctctgggctggggacagggtggggacCAGGGACTCGATCCTTGTCACAATACAAGCTTGTCACCCAGGTACTCGATCCTTGTCACAATACAAGCTTGTCACTGGGCAATGGATTCTGCAGATGTGGGAGAAGCAGCCTGGTGGGACAGACAgtcctccagggacagggataggaTAAACTTTGGGACAGACAGGGATTTGACCCAATGggttcctgcctggctgcagaggctgctggtcagagagctgggcagcctgAACTTTGAACCAACTAGCAGTGCTTGCTGAGGATATGAAGGATATTAAGAAGGACATTTAAGGAGCAGTTCAGAACAATAAAGGGCTTTTTGTCACATGAAACACAGAGAGTGCTGTGTCTACGGATGAAACACAGAGAGTGCTGTGTCTATGTCTCACATTACAGACCCTGAGAGCTCTTCCAGCCTCAATGATCCTGTGACAAGCCAGCACAAGGCAAGCAGagcccaccccagcagcaccatgaGTGTGTGCTGGAGccagtgagtcaggggtctctctgaatccttcagggagaaatcagagtgcagggactGAATTAAAGCCTTGGGGTGGATTGAAGTACATTAAGCCACCCACACATAAAGTAGGCActtaagtagaagtaagtcagtaagttttagggtgatacttttagtaagtgaaaggtttcaaatgccagagtagcagtGAGTGTTCTAGTGAAGGctgaaacacactgatatctccagtggaggctccaggcccacagctgtagacaggactGAGACATAACAGAGCTGTAGTGAGAATACTGCTGACAtttttagatagaacaagacagATTGTATGTGTGGTTCTATACATAgcctggtgtgctaagaaacttAGGTTAGGGAGTGGTAGTccgagtttgtgtcttagcttgtcagaaaaatcctatataagagtttatattggggagagttggtgcttttagccattctggcttctAGCAATTCccttattgctgctgctttgccattgctttttgctattgcttgtctgtgtgtgtactgttgagactgatgtgctttgtaataaataacgTTTTTAGccattagctgctttgcttatttaagattaACTGATGAAGTAGGAGCCTATAGAGCTGCAGagtaggagcctaagagctccaGAGTTTGGTGCCTACAGAGCTCCAGAGTTTGGTGCCTACAGAGCTCCAGGGTAAGGAGCCTAAGGGCTGCAGAGTTTGGTGCCTACAGAGCTGCAGATTTTGGTGCCTGTAGAGCTCCAGAGTTTGGTGCCTACAGAGCTCCAGATTTTGGTGCCTGTAGAGCTCCAGAGTTTGGTGCCTACAGAGCTCCTGAGTTTGGTGCCTACAGAGCTCCAGAGTTTGGTGCCTACAGAGCTCCAGAGTTTGGTGCCTACAGAGCTCCAGAGTTTGGTGCCTACAGAGCTCCAGAGTTTGGTGCCTACAGAGCTCCAGAGTTTGGTGCCTACAGAGCTCCAGAGTTTGGTGCCTACAGAGCTCCAGAGTTTGGTGCCTACAGAGCTCCAGAGTTTGGTGCCTACAGAGCTCCAGAGTTTGGTGCCTACAGAGCTCCAGAGTTTGGTGCCTACAGAGCTCCAGAGTTTGGTGCCTACAGAGCTCCAGAGTTTGGTGCCTACAGAGCTCCAGAGTTTGGTGCCTACAGAGCTCCAGAGTTTGGTGCCTACAGAGCTCCAGAGTTTGGTGCCTACAGAGCTCCAGAGTTTGGTGCCTACAGAGCTCCAGAGTTTGGTGCCTACAGAGCTCCAGAGTTTGGTGCCTACAGAGCTCCAGAGTCTGGTGCCTGTAGAGCACTGCAGGTCTAAAGAACCTCCACCAGTGTGTGCCCTCCCAAGCCCACCCCCCCTCACCGATGGAGATGATGAGGTCCCTCCTGAGCACGAAGCCCACCAGGCGCTGGGACGCCCGGGACACCACCACGGGGTAGCCGCTGTAGGTGGTGCTGCCCACGATGGCCTCCACCTCCTCCACGCTCATGGTGTCCTGCGTGATGACGGTCAGCGCGGGGTCGCTCTTGCGCGGCCGCATCACGTCCATGGCGCGGGTTTTGTGCGAGAACTCCTCCTTGGCCTCCAGGAAGGGGTAGCCGTTGAGCCGGATGTGCGCGTCGTAGATCCCCTCGCGCCCCACGGCGTCGGCCACCCACTTGCTGGTCATGGCGGCGGCCATCAGCGGCACGATGTACTCCAGCCCCCCGGTCAGCTCGAACATGATGACCACCAGCGACACCGTCATGCGGGTCACCCCCCCTGCGGGCACAGCACGGGCACTGAGGGAACGGCCGGCCCCGACAAGGGCCCCTACGGGGATCTCACACCCCGAGACAGTCAAACCTTGCAGGAGAAATGTCCCCCCCTGCTGAAAAgaccaggagagcagcagccccaccattcacccagcacaccccaaaCCAACCTGTGGCTCAGGGATTACAGCTGGGATAACCCCTAGCACCAGCAGCCCCACCACTcacccagcacaccccaaaCCTTCCTGTGCCTCAGGGATTAAGGTTGGGATAACCCCTAGCACCAGCAGCCCCACCACTcacccagcacaccccaaaccatcctgtgcCTCAGGGATTAAGGTTGGGATAACCCCTAACAGCAGGAGCCCCACCACTCACCCCACACACCCCCTCCCAAGCCCAGCTTACCcagacaggcagcagctcccaccatgGCGTAGAGGCCGGGGGTGATGCAGTCGGCCCCAGGGCTGCACCAGCCACTGAAGATGGCCCAGTCATGGTGGTAAAAGGCCAACTGCTCCACAGCCACGCCCAGCAGCCGGCCTGCAATGGCCCCCACGGCCATGCTGGGGATGAAGAGCCCCGAGGGCACCTGTGGGAACAGGGGgcagtgagcagcacagccctggggtgggACCTCAAACCATagtggctgcagctcagctgggcactggaaaaGTCATCTGGGGACTGCACATcccctgcaaggagcagggaagtgaaaactccaccagctccacccactgcagggcagctcACACCTGGGAGCTacacctgcagctccagaggctgctgcaaaCAACTTCCAAATCCTCTGAGCAAGGAACTCCTGAGCAAGCCCCCAACTTCCAAACCTTCTGAGAGCAAGGAACTCCTGAGCAAGCCCTCAACCTCCAAACCCTCTGAGCAAGGAACAGCTCCAGTTGTGCATTAACAAATGAAGAAGCTGATTGCTTTGCAATTAGCTCTTTCATCTAAATCACATTTTGATCAAGAAAGCTTGAGGCAGGACAATTTAGGAGCATTCAGTGTCTGGAGAATGGGATGTGGAGCCCTGAGGCACCATGTTGTGACTGCACTGGTGCCCACACTCAGGCTGGAAGGTTTTTGCTGCCCTCAGCTCCGAGCAGCAGGACGAACAactggcagagcctggggggACACACCTCTGCTTAGGGAGGAAATAAAACTCTGAGGGTTCTGAAGAGCGCGGGGGTGCCCTCACAGGCACTTCTCACCTTCATGCCAAAGGTGAAGATGGTGATGAAGACCTTCATGAGCAgggccagtgccagctgccacATGGCCGTGTAGACGCCGGGGCCGGCGGCGCGGTCGGGCAGGTCGTCGCCCTTGGTGCTGTTGAAGTCGTTGACGTACTCACAGAGCTTGGAGGAGTCCAGGATGCCGCAGTCATTGAAGAGCTCGGAGATGAGCTCGCTGGTGCTCATCCTGGTGTACTCGTTGGGGAAGGCCAGCACGGCCGTGATGGCCGTGaccaccagcacctccagcaccgGGTACCTGCCCAGCCGCGTGCTCTTGCGCCGCCGGCACCAGGCGATGTTGCTGCGGATGAAGAAGGCGCCCCAGAGGCCCCCGAAGATGCCCAGCAGGAtgaagggcagcagctccagcaggtgCCAGGGCATGTGGAACTCCACGTAGAACAGCACCAGGCGGCTGTTGCCGAAGGGGTTGATGGAGCGCAGCGTGAAGGCGGCGACCAGCGCGGCGAAGAAGGAGCGCCACAGGGTCTTCAGGGGGAAGTAGTAACTCACctgaggggcagagcagagcacagctgggcacctGAGCACCCAGCAcggccccagggcagggggtaaagccagcacagggatgcatgagctgctccccagccaaGCAGCCCAGTTCAGTGAGGAGCTCTGAGTGGGATGGGCCCTGGCCTGCAGCACGTGCACGTGCCCTCTGtgatccctggagcagctcGCTGGGGTAATAAAACCTGTTACACATCAGCCATGAGCTGAACCCAGAGaattctgtgcttctgcaaGGTCCAAAGTACCAAACAGCAGTGCCTGCCATCACTGCCACCAACTATTGCTCAGGTGAGCACATCCACCCCAGCCTTCCTCTGAAACCCACCCCAGCCTCCCTCTGAAACCCATCCTGCTACTCCCCTGAGCTAAACAGCAACGATCCTGTCACACCCAGGCCAAGAGATTAAGGATTAAGTGGTCattgggaagaaaagaggattGATAAACCAGACAAGTTTGTTCCCAGGTACCCCAGGACACACTCAGGAGAGTGGACAAGGGAAAAAGCCctaaagctgtgccagggcagggtctgggtggacagcaggaggaatttctccacTACAGCAGCATGCCCAGGTTacctcctccaggctgaagagcACTCCTCCAATGGGAGCTCCAAAAGCCACGGACACAccggcagcagcagctgctgacagcacctgagggacacacagagacacTCAGGCTCCTCAACCCACCCCCTTTCTTGGTCTGTCTTCACTAGATTTGTACAATGTTTATCTACAGCACAGCCTGCTAGGTCTGGCCTGCTttaaacagcagggaaaaggtgGAGTGAGCCAATTCCCTAAGAAGCAGCtccaagaaaaatctgtgttagCATAACAGGACCATTCACCCCAAAACAGAACCAGTTACCCCAAAACACCAGCACCTGCCCCAAAACACCAGCATCTGCCCCAAAACAGAACCATTTACCCCAGAATAGAGTCATTTACCCCAAAACAAGACCACCTGCCCCAAAACAAGACCAGCTGCCCCAAAACAAGACCACCTGCCCCAAAACAAGACCACCTGCCCCAAAACAAGACCAGCCCCAAAACTCAACCACCTGCCCCAAAACAGAGCCATTCACCCCAAAACTCAACCACCTGCCCCAAAACAGAGCCATTCACCCCAAAACTCAACCACCTGCCCCAAAACAGAGCCATTCACCCCAAAACTCAACCACCTGCCCCAAAACAGAGCCATTCACCCCAAAACTCAACCACCTGCCCCAAAACAGAGCCATTCACCCCAAAACTCAACCACCTGCCCCAAAACAGAGCCATTCACCCCAAAACTCAACCACCTGCCCCAAAACAGAGCCATTCACCCCAAAACTCAACCACCTGCCCCAAAACAGAGCCATTCAC includes:
- the LOC101817211 gene encoding H(+)/Cl(-) exchange transporter 5 isoform X1, translated to MVSHGPWGLQALAMEQKGYRRGSFQSGTSDEDMLEIAGASLEFSAADDDPPLDRELAAGFSSYNGGGMNGTSTMMDFLEEPLPGVGTYEDFNTIDWVREKSRDRDRHREITNRSKESTWALLHSVSDAFSGWLLMLLIGLLAGSLAGLIDISAHWMTDLKEGVCLAGFWFNHEHCCWKSNTTFTDRDKCPEWKSWSQLILGHGEGAFAYILNYFMYVIWALMFSLLAVLLVKSFAPYACGSGIPEIKTILSGFIIRGYLGKWTLVIKTVTLVLAVSSGLSLGKEGPLVHVACCCGNILCHLFTKYRKNEAKRREVLSAAAAAGVSVAFGAPIGGVLFSLEEVSYYFPLKTLWRSFFAALVAAFTLRSINPFGNSRLVLFYVEFHMPWHLLELLPFILLGIFGGLWGAFFIRSNIAWCRRRKSTRLGRYPVLEVLVVTAITAVLAFPNEYTRMSTSELISELFNDCGILDSSKLCEYVNDFNSTKGDDLPDRAAGPGVYTAMWQLALALLMKVFITIFTFGMKVPSGLFIPSMAVGAIAGRLLGVAVEQLAFYHHDWAIFSGWCSPGADCITPGLYAMVGAAACLGGVTRMTVSLVVIMFELTGGLEYIVPLMAAAMTSKWVADAVGREGIYDAHIRLNGYPFLEAKEEFSHKTRAMDVMRPRKSDPALTVITQDTMSVEEVEAIVGSTTYSGYPVVVSRASQRLVGFVLRRDLIISIENARKKQDGIVSTSIVCFTDYCPPLPPSSPSVLKLRSILDLSPFTVTDETPMEIVVDIFRKLGLRQCLVTHNGKLLGIITKKDVLKHIAQMANQDPESILFN
- the LOC101817211 gene encoding H(+)/Cl(-) exchange transporter 5 isoform X2; amino-acid sequence: MVSHGPWGLQALAMEQKGYRRGSFQSGTSDEDMLEIAGASLEFSAADDDPPLDRELAGFSSYNGGGMNGTSTMMDFLEEPLPGVGTYEDFNTIDWVREKSRDRDRHREITNRSKESTWALLHSVSDAFSGWLLMLLIGLLAGSLAGLIDISAHWMTDLKEGVCLAGFWFNHEHCCWKSNTTFTDRDKCPEWKSWSQLILGHGEGAFAYILNYFMYVIWALMFSLLAVLLVKSFAPYACGSGIPEIKTILSGFIIRGYLGKWTLVIKTVTLVLAVSSGLSLGKEGPLVHVACCCGNILCHLFTKYRKNEAKRREVLSAAAAAGVSVAFGAPIGGVLFSLEEVSYYFPLKTLWRSFFAALVAAFTLRSINPFGNSRLVLFYVEFHMPWHLLELLPFILLGIFGGLWGAFFIRSNIAWCRRRKSTRLGRYPVLEVLVVTAITAVLAFPNEYTRMSTSELISELFNDCGILDSSKLCEYVNDFNSTKGDDLPDRAAGPGVYTAMWQLALALLMKVFITIFTFGMKVPSGLFIPSMAVGAIAGRLLGVAVEQLAFYHHDWAIFSGWCSPGADCITPGLYAMVGAAACLGGVTRMTVSLVVIMFELTGGLEYIVPLMAAAMTSKWVADAVGREGIYDAHIRLNGYPFLEAKEEFSHKTRAMDVMRPRKSDPALTVITQDTMSVEEVEAIVGSTTYSGYPVVVSRASQRLVGFVLRRDLIISIENARKKQDGIVSTSIVCFTDYCPPLPPSSPSVLKLRSILDLSPFTVTDETPMEIVVDIFRKLGLRQCLVTHNGKLLGIITKKDVLKHIAQMANQDPESILFN
- the LOC101817211 gene encoding H(+)/Cl(-) exchange transporter 5 isoform X3; amino-acid sequence: MNGTSTMMDFLEEPLPGVGTYEDFNTIDWVREKSRDRDRHREITNRSKESTWALLHSVSDAFSGWLLMLLIGLLAGSLAGLIDISAHWMTDLKEGVCLAGFWFNHEHCCWKSNTTFTDRDKCPEWKSWSQLILGHGEGAFAYILNYFMYVIWALMFSLLAVLLVKSFAPYACGSGIPEIKTILSGFIIRGYLGKWTLVIKTVTLVLAVSSGLSLGKEGPLVHVACCCGNILCHLFTKYRKNEAKRREVLSAAAAAGVSVAFGAPIGGVLFSLEEVSYYFPLKTLWRSFFAALVAAFTLRSINPFGNSRLVLFYVEFHMPWHLLELLPFILLGIFGGLWGAFFIRSNIAWCRRRKSTRLGRYPVLEVLVVTAITAVLAFPNEYTRMSTSELISELFNDCGILDSSKLCEYVNDFNSTKGDDLPDRAAGPGVYTAMWQLALALLMKVFITIFTFGMKVPSGLFIPSMAVGAIAGRLLGVAVEQLAFYHHDWAIFSGWCSPGADCITPGLYAMVGAAACLGGVTRMTVSLVVIMFELTGGLEYIVPLMAAAMTSKWVADAVGREGIYDAHIRLNGYPFLEAKEEFSHKTRAMDVMRPRKSDPALTVITQDTMSVEEVEAIVGSTTYSGYPVVVSRASQRLVGFVLRRDLIISIENARKKQDGIVSTSIVCFTDYCPPLPPSSPSVLKLRSILDLSPFTVTDETPMEIVVDIFRKLGLRQCLVTHNGKLLGIITKKDVLKHIAQMANQDPESILFN